A window of the Arthrobacter sp. Marseille-P9274 genome harbors these coding sequences:
- a CDS encoding enolase C-terminal domain-like protein has protein sequence MTNQPTIAAVEVVPVAGHDSMLLNLSGAHGPFFTRNVVIITDSEGRTGLGEVPGGEKIRTTIEDAGRIITGQPVARFRSLLRDVATAFADRDSGGRGLQTFDLRTTVHAVTAVESALLDLHGQFLGVPVAELLGDGQQRSAVPMLGYLFYVGNPDSTDLPYLREPNGADEWERVRREEAMTPEAVVRLAEAAQARYGFQDFKLKGGVQGGDLEVDAVTALKERFPDARITLDPNGGWLLQDAIRLGKRMRGVVAYAEDPCGAEGKFSGREVMAEFRRATGLQTATNMIATDWREMSHAVRSNAVDIPLADPHFWTMAGSVRVAQLCHEFGLTWGSHSNNHFDISLAMFTHVGAAAPGEITALDTHWIWQDGQGLTRDPLLIRDGEIKVPDAPGLGIELDRARLDEAHALYLEHGLGARDDAVSMQYLVPGWKFDPKRPCLVR, from the coding sequence ATGACCAACCAGCCAACCATTGCCGCCGTCGAGGTCGTCCCGGTAGCCGGGCACGACTCGATGCTGCTCAACCTCTCCGGCGCGCACGGCCCGTTCTTCACCCGCAACGTCGTCATCATCACCGACTCCGAGGGCCGCACCGGCCTGGGTGAGGTGCCCGGCGGCGAGAAGATCCGGACCACCATCGAGGACGCCGGCCGGATCATCACCGGCCAGCCGGTGGCCCGCTTCCGCTCCCTGCTGCGCGACGTCGCCACCGCCTTCGCGGACCGCGACTCGGGCGGCCGCGGCCTGCAGACCTTCGACCTGCGGACCACCGTGCACGCGGTGACCGCCGTCGAGTCAGCCCTGCTGGACCTGCACGGCCAGTTCCTCGGTGTGCCGGTGGCCGAGCTGCTCGGCGACGGGCAGCAGCGCTCGGCCGTGCCGATGCTCGGCTACCTCTTCTATGTCGGCAACCCGGACAGCACCGACCTGCCGTACCTGCGCGAGCCCAACGGCGCCGACGAGTGGGAGCGGGTGCGCCGCGAGGAGGCCATGACCCCGGAGGCCGTGGTCCGGCTCGCCGAGGCCGCCCAGGCCCGCTACGGCTTCCAGGACTTCAAGCTCAAGGGCGGCGTACAGGGCGGCGACCTCGAGGTCGACGCCGTGACCGCGCTGAAGGAGCGCTTCCCGGACGCCCGGATCACCCTCGATCCGAACGGCGGCTGGCTGCTGCAGGACGCCATCCGGCTGGGCAAGCGCATGCGCGGCGTCGTCGCCTACGCGGAGGACCCGTGCGGTGCCGAAGGCAAGTTCTCCGGCCGCGAGGTGATGGCCGAGTTCCGCCGGGCCACCGGACTGCAGACCGCGACCAACATGATCGCCACGGACTGGCGGGAGATGTCGCACGCGGTGCGCTCGAACGCCGTCGATATTCCCCTGGCCGATCCGCACTTCTGGACCATGGCCGGGTCCGTCCGCGTGGCGCAGCTGTGCCACGAATTCGGACTCACTTGGGGATCGCATTCGAACAACCACTTCGACATCTCGCTCGCCATGTTCACCCACGTCGGGGCCGCCGCGCCGGGCGAGATCACCGCGCTGGACACGCACTGGATCTGGCAGGACGGGCAGGGCCTGACCCGCGACCCGCTGCTGATCCGCGACGGCGAAATCAAGGTGCCGGACGCACCCGGACTCGGCATCGAGCTGGACCGCGCCCGGCTGGACGAGGCGCACGCCCTGTACCTGGAGCATGGCCTCGGCGCCCGCGACGACGCCGTCTCCATGCAGTACCTGGTGCCGGGCTGGAAGTTCGACCCCAAGCGCCCCTGCCTGGTCCGCTAG
- the kdgD gene encoding 5-dehydro-4-deoxyglucarate dehydratase — translation MAQYTPQELADKLKEGLLSFPVTAFDADLKVDEAAYRTHLAWQSSFDVAGLFAAGGTGEGFSLTPEESARVVWMAVEEAGSRVPVLASAGGSTAQAIQNAKDAEAAGAEGLLLLPPYLTECDQAGLLAHVSAICSATSIGVIVYNRANAVYSAETVAKLADRHPNFIGFKDALGDIEHLTKVYAKNGDRLFYLGGLPTAETFALPLLQLGMSTYSSAMYNFVPEFALEFYRDVRNQDRVAVNEKLNRFVLPYLEIRDRAKGYGVSIVKGGLKAIGRDAGSVRPPLQDLTEQDVADLSALIDAAGIRPRDAAMAQPA, via the coding sequence GTGGCCCAGTACACGCCCCAGGAACTCGCCGACAAGCTCAAGGAAGGCCTGCTCTCCTTCCCGGTCACCGCGTTCGACGCCGACCTGAAGGTCGACGAAGCCGCCTACCGCACCCACCTCGCGTGGCAGTCCAGCTTCGATGTCGCCGGGCTCTTCGCCGCCGGCGGCACCGGCGAGGGCTTCAGCCTGACCCCGGAAGAGTCCGCCCGCGTCGTCTGGATGGCCGTGGAGGAGGCCGGCAGCCGAGTGCCGGTCCTGGCTTCCGCCGGCGGTTCCACCGCGCAGGCCATCCAGAATGCCAAGGACGCCGAAGCCGCCGGGGCCGAGGGCCTGCTGCTGCTGCCGCCGTACCTCACCGAGTGCGACCAGGCCGGCCTGCTGGCCCATGTCTCCGCCATCTGCTCCGCCACCAGCATCGGCGTCATCGTCTACAACCGCGCCAACGCCGTCTACTCGGCGGAGACCGTCGCGAAGCTGGCGGACCGCCACCCCAACTTCATCGGCTTCAAGGACGCCCTCGGAGACATCGAGCACCTGACCAAGGTCTACGCCAAGAACGGGGACCGGCTGTTCTACCTCGGCGGCCTGCCCACCGCCGAGACCTTCGCCCTGCCGCTGCTGCAGCTGGGCATGAGCACCTATTCCTCCGCGATGTACAACTTCGTGCCGGAGTTCGCGCTGGAGTTCTACCGCGATGTCCGCAACCAGGACCGTGTGGCGGTCAACGAGAAGCTGAACCGGTTTGTCCTCCCCTACCTGGAGATCCGCGACCGCGCCAAGGGCTATGGCGTCTCGATCGTCAAGGGCGGCCTGAAGGCGATCGGCCGCGACGCCGGTTCCGTCCGCCCGCCGCTGCAGGACCTGACCGAGCAGGACGTCGCGGACCTGTCCGCCCTGATCGACGCCGCGGGCATCCGCCCGCGGGACGCCGCCATGGCACAGCCTGCCTGA
- a CDS encoding aldehyde dehydrogenase (NADP(+)): MPTTETTLTGQSIIAGEQVAGTGRTMNGFDPRTNEVLEPAYTLIDADQLAAATAAAEEAFESFSSLDPETHAAFLEKIADNIEAAGLELVERAMAETGLPEARLAGERGRTTGQLRLFAQVVRQGDHRGVRIDPAQPERQPMPRVDIRQRKVALGPVAVFGASNFPLAFSTAGGDTASALAAGCPVVFKAHNAHPGTSEIVGRAITDAVRDSGLHPGVFSLVYGPGTSIGQALVADPAIKAVGFTGSRSGGTALMATAAARPEPIPVYAEMSSINPVFFFDGALKGDLDALAQAYTASVTGSSGQLCTAPGLVFVPAGETGDRFAAAVNRALATAPGQTMLTKGIAESWQSGVDALGSQAGVELVAKGRDGATENAPAPTVFGTTVDTFLSNEVLHEEIFGAASLIIRYASAEELVASARRLEGQLTATLHLTDEDHATVAPLLPVLERKVGRILVNGWPTGVEVGHAMVHGGPFPATSDSRTTSVGTLAIERFLRPVAYQNIPDGLLPAPLRNANPWNLNRRVDGTVKRAGE, from the coding sequence ATGCCCACGACAGAAACCACGCTGACCGGCCAGTCGATCATTGCCGGCGAGCAGGTGGCCGGCACCGGCCGGACCATGAACGGCTTCGACCCGCGCACCAACGAGGTCCTGGAACCGGCCTACACGCTGATCGACGCCGACCAGCTTGCCGCCGCCACCGCAGCCGCCGAGGAGGCGTTCGAGAGCTTCAGCTCGCTCGACCCGGAAACCCACGCCGCCTTCCTCGAGAAGATCGCGGACAACATCGAGGCCGCCGGCCTGGAGCTGGTCGAGCGCGCGATGGCCGAAACGGGCCTGCCGGAGGCCCGCCTGGCCGGCGAGCGCGGCCGCACCACCGGCCAGCTGCGCCTCTTCGCCCAGGTCGTCCGCCAGGGCGACCACCGCGGCGTGCGGATCGATCCGGCCCAGCCCGAGCGCCAGCCGATGCCCCGCGTGGACATCCGCCAGCGCAAGGTCGCCCTCGGCCCGGTCGCGGTCTTCGGCGCCAGCAACTTCCCGCTCGCGTTCTCCACCGCCGGCGGCGACACCGCCTCCGCGCTGGCCGCCGGCTGCCCGGTGGTCTTCAAGGCCCACAACGCCCACCCGGGCACCAGCGAGATCGTCGGCCGGGCGATCACCGACGCCGTGCGGGACAGCGGCCTGCACCCCGGCGTCTTCTCCCTGGTCTACGGCCCCGGCACCAGCATCGGCCAGGCCCTGGTGGCCGACCCGGCGATCAAGGCCGTGGGATTCACCGGATCCCGCTCGGGCGGCACCGCGCTGATGGCGACGGCGGCGGCACGCCCCGAGCCCATCCCGGTCTACGCCGAGATGAGCTCCATCAACCCGGTCTTCTTCTTCGACGGCGCGCTCAAGGGCGACCTCGACGCGCTGGCCCAGGCCTACACCGCCTCCGTCACCGGCTCCAGCGGCCAGCTCTGCACGGCCCCCGGCCTGGTCTTCGTGCCGGCCGGCGAGACCGGCGACCGCTTCGCCGCCGCCGTCAACCGCGCCCTCGCGACAGCGCCCGGCCAGACCATGCTGACCAAGGGCATCGCCGAGTCCTGGCAGTCCGGCGTGGACGCGCTCGGCTCCCAGGCCGGCGTCGAGCTCGTGGCCAAGGGCCGGGACGGCGCGACGGAGAACGCGCCGGCCCCGACGGTCTTCGGCACCACCGTGGACACCTTCCTGTCCAACGAAGTCCTGCACGAAGAGATCTTCGGCGCGGCCTCGCTGATCATCCGCTACGCCTCTGCGGAGGAACTCGTCGCTTCCGCGCGGCGCCTTGAGGGCCAGCTCACCGCTACGCTGCACCTGACCGACGAGGACCACGCCACCGTGGCCCCGCTGCTTCCGGTGCTGGAGCGCAAGGTCGGCCGTATCCTCGTTAACGGCTGGCCCACCGGCGTCGAGGTGGGCCACGCCATGGTCCACGGCGGCCCCTTCCCGGCCACGTCCGATTCACGGACGACGTCGGTCGGCACCTTGGCGATTGAGCGTTTCCTTCGTCCGGTGGCCTACCAGAACATCCCGGACGGGCTGCTGCCGGCACCGCTGCGCAACGCCAACCCGTGGAACCTCAACCGCCGCGTCGACGGCACCGTCAAGCGCGCAGGAGAATAA